The segment ttaaaataaaaaaaagagttgattGAACTTCAATGATTGTGAACAAGACATAATAAGCGAACAAGAGACATCATTAAAACGAACACAGTGTGATATCTATTCAAGGCTTTCTCAGACAGCATAATAGAAGAACAAAGAATGAAACAAACTGAAATGGAGACTTAGGTTGATCTAATTACAGATAAAGGGTTCTGCTTTCAAAATTAAAACAGCTAAAAGATTGATAATTACCCTAAATACACCGAAGAAGAGCACGGAAAATCACTAACCTTGCCAGATCGCTTGAGATGAGAAGCGTAAGCCTTGACGAAGTCGTGAGGAGATACGTCTTTCACAGTCTTACCAGTTGCCATGGCTAAAGGGAAGAGATCTTCGTCTAGAGGGGTTTTGCCgctgaatctctctctctcagaccGCAAAGGCTAGGGTTTTCAATATCCAAAAACACTGCAAATATATATGCTCTTTTACATTTCACTTAGGGCTTTCTCCAAATCCGGATCTAAAACCCGACCTGTTCTGGGGGTACATACACTACTGGGCCTACGTTCTTCTTCATACGGCCCTTATTAATGGGCCAGATATCTCATTTCAAAACGACGACGTCTTAACGCTGTCGGACAAAACGTCGACGTTTTATTATCGCATAACTACTGGCGACTAGTTCGCATCTCGAGTTCTCGTCTCCCTTTTCTTTTCCTtcaaaccctagagagagagagtggccATCAGCTAATGGCGATGAAGAATCTATTGACCTCAGCTCTCCGATCTCAGAGGCGTCTAGCCTTGAATCGAGCCGTACGAGCTTCCTCCACCCTCTCAGCCCTCGGTTCAGCCTCTCTGACTTCTCCCACCCCATCGCCGCCGATCGTTATGCCCTACGACCACGCCGCCGAGATCACCAAAGAGAAGCTGAAGAGGCTAGAGCGCCCAGAGCAGCGTTTCCTCAAATACGCATCTCCGATTCCGATCCTCGCCTCGCACAACCACATCTTATCAGCCCCTGAGACGCGCGTCACCACCTTGCCCAACGGTCTCCGAGTCGCCACCGAATCCAATCTCTCCGCGAAGACGGCCACCGTCGGAGTATGGATCGACGCCGGATCCAGGTTCGAATCCGACGAGACGAACGGGACGGCTCATTTTCTGGAGCATATGATATTCAAAGGCACGGAGAGGCGTACGGTGAGAGCCTTGGAGGAGGAGATCGAAGACATTGGTGGTCATCTCAATGCGTATACGTCGAGGGAGCAGACCACTTACTATGCGAAAGTGATGGATTCGGATGTGAACCAGGCTTTGGATGTCTTGGCTGATATCTTGCAGAACTCTAAGTTCGAGGAGCAGAGGATTAACCGCGAGCGTGATGTCATCCTCAGGGAAATGCAAGAGGTATCACCACTCCTCttcttaaaaattcaaacctTTTATGTTCTGTTCTCTATACTTAAAGTCAAATGTTTTGTTTCTTAGATGTCTCTGTTTCTCCATTCAGTTAAAAATTACAACTTTTTTGTTCTGTTCTCTCTGTTCATAGTTTATGTGTGTGGAGGCCTATTTGTTTTTTAGATActaaaagatcaaaacttttttcctgtttttgattttatgaGCTTAAATCATATGTTACGTGGTCGTGGAGTAACTATTTAGTGTGCATTTTGCATTCATTTGGTGATATTAGAGTGTGGACTGCTACGCATTATGTGTTTCTTCACTCTGTTGAGCTATATAGTTTATTGTAATTTGGTTGTTCGTTCACTCTCTTAaagatgttgttgttgttaattGGTATTTATGTAGGTGGAGGGACAAACCGATGAAGTTGTTCTTGACCATTTACACGCCACTGCTTTCCAGTACACACCTCTTGGAAGAACTATTCTAGGACCTGCTCAGAATATCAAGTCTATCACCAGAAATGATCTTCAGAATTACATTAAGACTCATTACACAGCTTCCAGGATGGTATGACATTTCTTATCATTTTTCTTCAATTAGTTATTATTGAGTTTTTATGAATTCTTATGTTGCCTCTTTCCAAAATATTTGCAGGTGATTGCTGCGGCAGGAGCTGTCAAGCATGAGGAAGTTGTTGAGCAAGTGAAGAAGCTATTTAACAAGTTGTCATCTGATACAACTTCTACTACTCAGCTAGTTGCCAAAGAACCTGCTCGTTTTACTGGCTCTGAGGTTAAGACACAACCCCTTATGACTTTGTTGTTcctaatttttttccttttttctaaatttatagtCCGTTGAAATTATTGTTAGGTTCGAATGATTGATGACGACCTACCCCTTGCACAATTTGCTGTTGCCTTTGAAGGAGCATCTTGGACAGATCCAGATTCTATTGCTCTTATGGTTATGCAAACCATGTTGGGTTCATGGAACAAAAATGTTGGTGGTGGCAAACACATGGGGTGAGATATTTGCTTTCTGTCACATGGATTCAACGTTAAAGTATCTTTTTGCAATATGTTGATGTTATTAACCTGTCTGTGCGCAGTTCTAACCTGACCCAGAGGGTTGCCATTAATGAAATAGCAGAAAGCATAATGGCATTCAACACCAACTACAAGGATACTGGCCTTTTCGGCGTGTACGCAGTTGCTAAGGTCAGTCCTAGGGAACAACACATCTAGCTTAAGCTTAGCTTAGCTCTTTACCTCTTTGTTATTTTTCTCTGTAGAAGCAGTTTTCTCTTATTAtatctcttttaatatattgcAAGTTACTCTATGCAGGCTGATTGCTTAGATGATTTATCATATGCTATCATGCGTGAGGTAACCGGGTTGGCCGGCCGAGTTTCAGACGATGATGTGACACGTGCACGGAATCAGGTTTAGTAACACACAACTGTTTATTCCTCTCTTCCCCAAATTTCAGCTTCTTGCTCACttgtttataaaacaattttaaattttcccTTACAGCTGAAATCGTCGCTATTGCTTCACATGGATGGAACTAGTCCAATTGCTGAAGATATTGGTCGTCAGGTAATGATATCAACCATCTAAGCATCTTTTATAAGAATGTTATAAAATATGTGCATTGGTCAAAAGATGACTTGTGATATTTGCAGCTGCTGACCTATGGGAGAAGAATCCCAACCGCTGAACTCTTTGCAAGGATCGATGCTGTTGATGCCAACACGGTTAGACGTGTCGCCAACAAGTATATCTGGGACAAGGTAAGTTTATCTCTCGTCCTGTTTATTTAGACGGCCAAAAGAGAGTTCGAACGCGAAAGTAATTAAGGAGACTTTTTGGGGGGGATAAATGCGCAGGACTTTGCAATCTCAGCCATTGGTCCGATCCAAGATTTGCCAGACTACAACAAGTTCAGACGCAGAGCTTACATGAACCGTTACTAAGCCTCTGAAATAACCGTCACAGCACCGCAATGTTCGCCCACGGGAGACTCCGTaggcggagagagagagaacaagggTGGCTGATCGATTCATTATTTTGAGTTTTCCTTTGCTGTAATCTTATAAATTTCCCATCGGtggtaaaataataaatctaccATTTGGAAGATGTTAGAGATCCTTTGGTTTTTGCTTCTCTTCATAATTTTGCTATACATACTAATAAGGTGTGGAATGTTGGTTTAAAACCTTAATTTGAATCATTATTTCCTTTATTCTGGATTCTTCCATTGCAACACCTTTTGTAACGAtctatttagttttcttttcttttaatattctCCATTGTATCTAACTTCCGAAACCATTCCACCGTCCAAATGTTAAGAAAACCAACTCAATATCCACACATCATATAGGTCTTCATCACACGGGATACATAAAAATGGTAGATGGGATGGCATTTTCGGCTCTTTCGAAAGTTTAGTTTCGTTCACAGTGGATCATGTCATGTAACATCTAACCGGAGCTGGTGGTGACCCACAAAACCGGCCCATCGAATTCACATCTAGCTAATACTTTTCTACGAGAGAGAACGATCGGTTTAGTTTATATCTCCCCAAATTGAAAGTTCGGTTGTGGTTCAACTTACTGCTGCTACTGATTTTCTCCACATACTCAATAACTCTTCTaactttttcttgtttcttccgggtagttcttatatatatatcacttttTTAAGAATCATCTTGTCATACTTTTAttaccatcatcatcattttatgaattttacatcCACTTTGTACCACCAAAATCATCACAAACATCATTAGTCTTTGGAATTAACATCTACCTTTGGTTCAGGTTCACCTTTTAACTTGTTCAGTCAGTTCTTGTAACAATTTTTATCTAAAGAGTCTTCTCcagattttttgaaaattttcttctAAAGATTTCGGTGTAAAGTAAGATGCTAGATCACAACAGCAAGACAACCATACATATACAACAACATTTTAGATATTCAAGTGTAGAAAACAACTTATAAGGATTGTCTCCTATAGCACTTGTGAA is part of the Raphanus sativus cultivar WK10039 chromosome 5, ASM80110v3, whole genome shotgun sequence genome and harbors:
- the LOC108863366 gene encoding probable mitochondrial-processing peptidase subunit beta, mitochondrial isoform X1, whose product is MAMKNLLTSALRSQRRLALNRAVRASSTLSALGSASLTSPTPSPPIVMPYDHAAEITKEKLKRLERPEQRFLKYASPIPILASHNHILSAPETRVTTLPNGLRVATESNLSAKTATVGVWIDAGSRFESDETNGTAHFLEHMIFKGTERRTVRALEEEIEDIGGHLNAYTSREQTTYYAKVMDSDVNQALDVLADILQNSKFEEQRINRERDVILREMQEVEGQTDEVVLDHLHATAFQYTPLGRTILGPAQNIKSITRNDLQNYIKTHYTASRMVIAAAGAVKHEEVVEQVKKLFNKLSSDTTSTTQLVAKEPARFTGSEVRMIDDDLPLAQFAVAFEGASWTDPDSIALMVMQTMLGSWNKNVGGGKHMGSNLTQRVAINEIAESIMAFNTNYKDTGLFGVYAVAKADCLDDLSYAIMREVTGLAGRVSDDDVTRARNQLKSSLLLHMDGTSPIAEDIGRQLLTYGRRIPTAELFARIDAVDANTVRRVANKYIWDKDFAISAIGPIQDLPDYNKFRRRAYMNRY
- the LOC108863366 gene encoding probable mitochondrial-processing peptidase subunit beta, mitochondrial isoform X2; amino-acid sequence: MAMKNLLTSALRSQRRLALNRAVRASSTLSALGSASLTSPTPSPPIVMPYDHAAEITKEKLKRLERPEQRFLKYASPIPILASHNHILSAPETRVTTLPNGLRVATESNLSAKTATVGVWIDAGSRFESDETNGTAHFLEHMIFKGTERRTVRALEEEIEDIGGHLNAYTSREQTTYYAKVMDSDVNQALDVLADILQNSKFEEQRINRERDVILREMQEVEGQTDEVVLDHLHATAFQYTPLGRTILGPAQNIKSITRNDLQNYIKTHYTASRMVIAAAGAVKHEEVVEQVKKLFNKLSSDTTSTTQLVAKEPARFTGSEVRMIDDDLPLAQFAVAFEGASWTDPDSIALMVMQTMLGSWNKNVGGGKHMGSNLTQRVAINEIAESIMAFNTNYKDTGLFGVYAVAKADCLDDLSYAIMREVTGLAGRVSDDDVTRARNQLKSSLLLHMDGTSPIAEDIGRQLLTYGRRIPTAELFARIDAVDANTVRRVANKYIWDKVRLCNLSHWSDPRFARLQQVQTQSLHEPLLSL